One part of the Anaeromyxobacter sp. Fw109-5 genome encodes these proteins:
- a CDS encoding GbsR/MarR family transcriptional regulator gives MTATAPRPPSTSHALARVDLAVADAVGALMELWGFRRQLGRVWAVLFLSERPLAAPELCDRLHISTGLLSMSLAELRQWAVVRSVPVAGDRKEHFEAETNVWRLVANVLRQREKRAVEGALETFERALQELRAAMGDVDPAVKAAARFKSRRLEHLADLARAALNLLKLLIDSARVDAGPLKAISETLARR, from the coding sequence ATGACCGCCACCGCGCCCCGCCCGCCCTCGACCTCGCACGCGCTCGCCCGGGTCGACCTCGCGGTCGCCGACGCGGTCGGCGCGCTCATGGAGCTGTGGGGCTTCCGGCGGCAGCTCGGGCGCGTCTGGGCGGTGCTGTTCCTCTCCGAGCGCCCCCTCGCCGCGCCGGAGCTGTGCGATCGGCTGCACATCTCGACGGGCCTCCTCTCGATGAGCCTCGCCGAGCTCCGCCAGTGGGCCGTCGTCCGCAGCGTCCCCGTCGCCGGCGACCGCAAGGAGCACTTCGAGGCGGAGACGAACGTCTGGAGGCTCGTCGCGAACGTGCTGCGCCAGCGCGAGAAGCGCGCCGTCGAGGGCGCGCTCGAGACCTTCGAGCGGGCGTTGCAGGAGCTCCGCGCCGCGATGGGCGACGTGGATCCCGCCGTGAAGGCGGCGGCGCGCTTCAAGAGCCGCCGGCTCGAGCACCTCGCGGACCTCGCGCGCGCCGCGCTCAACCTGCTCAAGCTCCTCATCGACAGCGCGCGCGTGGACGCCGGCCCGCTCAAGGCGATCAGCGAGACGCTCGCGCGCCGCTGA
- a CDS encoding helix-turn-helix domain-containing protein produces MDHGPDGIETLWDARDVARYLKVSRSWVYQKAEAGLLPYLKVGGLVRFVPERVRAFALGSGGGPKVDHRR; encoded by the coding sequence ATGGACCACGGGCCGGATGGGATCGAGACGCTCTGGGACGCGCGCGACGTCGCGCGCTACCTCAAGGTCAGCCGCTCGTGGGTCTACCAGAAGGCGGAGGCCGGGCTGCTCCCGTATCTCAAGGTCGGTGGGCTCGTGCGGTTCGTTCCGGAGCGGGTACGGGCGTTCGCGCTCGGGTCCGGCGGCGGGCCGAAGGTGGATCACCGGCGCTGA
- a CDS encoding ATP-binding protein, which yields MRVRFPPPQLDLARAHALGVALPLASIALSLALRPLVVDVPFALFVPAVVFATYLGGLGPGLVALGLSAALCTYALIPPYGAFGPSFAEVGAAGIFLVVGGALCWVASELREGYLERHTAREAAHRELQEWFRTLLETIPQMVWTSDGSGRAEFQNSQIRDYTGKSDAELAGGRWRRLLHRDDRRSTVALWRRMRERGTGGEGTLRLLGRDGRYRWFLVRAVHVRAVDGRLRQWIGTLTDINAQKESEDAKAEAVRARDVFLSVASHELKTPVAAALLQIQKAHRMLRRTEAAADLPGIAQRVAASAASVERLGVLVGTLLDVSRIATGKLTLERRRFDLTESVTSVAARHAEAADRAGCAIEVDVAPGVTALGDRLRIEQVITNLLSNAVKYGAGRPIALGLARRNDVALLTVADRGIGIAPEDQARIFQPFERAVSAHHYGGLGLGLWIAREIIEAGGGAIRVKSHPREGSTFCVELPLARGSSDPGPREATPPADGA from the coding sequence GTGCGCGTGCGCTTCCCGCCACCCCAGCTCGACCTTGCACGCGCCCACGCCCTCGGGGTCGCGCTCCCGCTCGCCTCCATCGCCCTCTCGCTCGCCCTGCGCCCGCTCGTGGTCGACGTGCCGTTCGCGCTCTTCGTCCCGGCCGTCGTGTTCGCGACCTATCTCGGCGGGCTCGGGCCGGGGCTCGTCGCGCTCGGGCTCTCCGCCGCGCTCTGCACGTACGCGCTGATCCCGCCGTACGGCGCGTTCGGGCCGTCCTTCGCCGAGGTCGGCGCGGCCGGGATCTTCCTCGTGGTCGGCGGGGCGCTCTGCTGGGTCGCCTCCGAGCTTCGCGAGGGGTACCTCGAGCGGCACACGGCGCGGGAGGCGGCGCACCGCGAGCTGCAGGAGTGGTTCAGGACGCTGCTCGAGACCATCCCGCAGATGGTCTGGACCTCCGACGGCAGCGGCCGCGCCGAGTTCCAGAACTCCCAGATCCGCGACTACACCGGCAAGAGCGACGCCGAGCTGGCCGGTGGACGCTGGCGGAGGCTCCTCCACCGCGATGATCGGCGGTCCACCGTGGCGCTGTGGCGGCGCATGCGCGAGCGGGGGACGGGCGGCGAGGGGACCCTCCGCCTCCTCGGCCGCGACGGGCGGTACCGCTGGTTCCTGGTCCGCGCCGTCCACGTGCGCGCCGTGGACGGACGGCTGAGGCAGTGGATCGGGACGCTCACCGACATCAACGCTCAGAAGGAGTCGGAGGACGCCAAGGCGGAGGCGGTCCGCGCGCGCGACGTGTTCCTCTCGGTCGCGAGCCACGAGCTGAAGACGCCGGTCGCGGCGGCGCTGCTGCAGATCCAGAAGGCGCACCGCATGCTGCGGAGGACGGAGGCGGCCGCCGACCTGCCGGGCATCGCGCAGCGCGTGGCCGCGAGCGCGGCGAGCGTGGAGCGGCTCGGGGTGCTCGTGGGGACGCTGCTCGACGTCTCTCGCATCGCCACCGGCAAGCTGACGCTGGAGCGCAGGCGCTTCGACCTCACCGAGAGCGTCACGTCGGTCGCCGCACGTCACGCCGAGGCGGCCGACCGCGCCGGCTGTGCCATCGAGGTGGACGTCGCGCCCGGCGTGACCGCCCTGGGCGACCGGCTGCGGATCGAGCAGGTGATCACGAACCTGCTCTCGAACGCCGTGAAGTACGGCGCCGGGCGCCCCATCGCCCTCGGCCTCGCGCGACGGAACGACGTCGCCCTGCTCACGGTGGCGGATCGCGGCATCGGGATCGCCCCCGAGGACCAGGCCCGCATCTTCCAGCCGTTCGAGCGGGCGGTGAGCGCGCACCACTACGGGGGGCTGGGCCTCGGGCTCTGGATCGCACGCGAGATCATCGAGGCGGGCGGCGGCGCGATCCGCGTGAAGAGCCACCCGCGCGAGGGCTCCACCTTCTGCGTCGAGCTGCCGCTGGCGAGGGGGTCCTCCGACCCCGGGCCGCGCGAGGCGACGCCGCCCGCGGACGGCGCGTGA
- a CDS encoding site-specific integrase: protein MAAPYLKRGTWYLRWKDEAGRWRAKACAARTKTEARQLQGQLERRAERVRLGVEVGLPEDGGGPLAELLQWWLDTYSKPLASHATNESAIRVHFLASELASLPLTAVTAGRVEAFLQAKTGEVSPQMVNHLRGYLSRAFNAARRAGRYPGPNPVLDVRKRKVPRRKPDFLRVHEVPLLLRALDPCWRPLFAAAIYTGLRKGELLALRKSDVDLGRQVLTVARSHDRATTKGGHQDGIPIATELVPFLEVALTASPSELVFPKLDGSMMRRDVNLEHTLRRALGRAGVVEGYRHVCRRKGCGHVEATADQDLRRCPADGRKLWVKPVVRPIRFHDLRHTTGSLLIMSGADLAAVQRILRHSDPKLTTEVYAHLAPEYLRAEVDRLSFGAAVLETVPPFDSAPAARALRSGRTDSEARGFATRLLPDPTAGKRKAGTPRAKAQEVPAWRLERETGFEPATLSLGS, encoded by the coding sequence ATGGCGGCTCCGTACCTGAAGCGCGGCACGTGGTACCTGCGGTGGAAGGACGAGGCGGGGCGCTGGCGCGCGAAGGCCTGCGCCGCGCGCACCAAGACCGAGGCGCGGCAGCTCCAGGGGCAACTCGAGCGGCGCGCCGAGCGGGTCCGGCTCGGCGTCGAGGTCGGGCTCCCCGAGGACGGCGGCGGGCCCCTCGCCGAGCTGCTCCAGTGGTGGCTCGACACGTACTCGAAGCCGCTCGCCTCTCACGCGACGAACGAGAGCGCGATCCGCGTCCACTTCCTCGCGTCGGAGCTCGCATCGCTGCCGCTCACCGCGGTGACCGCGGGGCGCGTCGAGGCGTTCCTGCAGGCGAAGACGGGCGAGGTGTCGCCGCAGATGGTGAACCATCTCCGCGGGTACCTGAGCCGCGCGTTCAACGCGGCTCGGCGCGCGGGGCGGTACCCGGGGCCGAACCCCGTCCTCGACGTGCGCAAGCGGAAGGTGCCGAGGCGGAAGCCGGACTTCCTGCGCGTCCACGAGGTCCCGCTGCTGCTGCGGGCGCTCGACCCGTGCTGGCGTCCGTTGTTCGCGGCGGCGATCTACACGGGTCTGCGGAAGGGCGAGCTGCTCGCGCTCCGCAAGTCTGACGTGGACCTCGGGCGCCAGGTCTTGACGGTCGCGCGCTCGCACGATCGGGCGACGACGAAGGGCGGTCACCAGGATGGCATCCCGATCGCGACCGAGCTCGTGCCGTTCCTGGAGGTCGCCCTCACGGCGTCGCCGTCCGAGCTCGTGTTCCCGAAGCTGGACGGCTCGATGATGCGGCGGGACGTGAACCTGGAGCACACGCTCCGGCGCGCGCTCGGGCGCGCCGGCGTCGTCGAAGGCTACCGGCACGTCTGCCGGCGAAAGGGCTGCGGTCATGTCGAGGCCACGGCGGACCAGGACCTGCGCCGGTGCCCGGCCGATGGCCGGAAGCTCTGGGTGAAGCCGGTGGTCCGGCCGATCCGGTTCCACGACCTGCGCCACACGACCGGAAGCCTGCTCATCATGTCGGGCGCGGACCTCGCGGCGGTGCAGCGGATCCTCCGCCACAGCGACCCGAAGCTCACGACCGAGGTCTACGCGCACCTGGCACCAGAGTACCTGCGGGCGGAGGTCGACCGGCTCTCGTTCGGGGCGGCTGTGCTGGAGACGGTGCCGCCCTTCGACTCCGCGCCCGCTGCGCGGGCGCTACGCTCAGGGCGAACGGACTCCGAGGCCCGCGGGTTTGCTACCCGGTTGCTACCCGACCCCACCGCCGGAAAGAGAAAGGCCGGAACCCCGCGAGCGAAAGCTCAGGAAGTTCCGGCCTGGAGACTGGAGCGGGAAACCGGGTTCGAACCGGCGACCCTCAGCTTGGGAAGCTGA
- a CDS encoding molybdopterin-dependent oxidoreductase codes for MNDDIRRRIEEGVAELRARFGERMRATPSLSDAAPQGDGPRNRHGMPKEPPGQNVFEKAEWPVLDLGETPDIAPERWRLVVDGACEAPLTLSFAELMELPQEAVEADFHCVTGWSILDLAFRGVRLETVLALARPLAESTHLMAHASDGYSTNLPLEEALKPDVLLVHAVEGAPLARAHGGPVRVVTPQLYAWKGAKWVSRLELMTHDQRGYWEIRGYSNTGYPWRDDRMW; via the coding sequence GTGAACGACGACATCCGACGCAGGATCGAGGAGGGCGTGGCCGAGCTGCGGGCGCGCTTCGGGGAGAGGATGCGCGCGACGCCCTCGCTCTCCGACGCGGCGCCGCAGGGGGACGGACCGCGCAACCGGCACGGCATGCCGAAGGAGCCGCCGGGCCAGAACGTCTTCGAGAAGGCGGAGTGGCCGGTGCTCGATCTCGGCGAGACGCCGGACATCGCGCCCGAGCGCTGGCGCCTCGTGGTGGACGGGGCTTGCGAGGCGCCGCTCACGCTCTCCTTCGCCGAGCTGATGGAGCTGCCGCAGGAGGCCGTCGAGGCGGACTTCCACTGCGTGACGGGCTGGTCCATCCTCGACCTCGCCTTCCGCGGCGTCCGGCTCGAGACCGTGCTCGCGCTCGCGCGGCCGCTCGCGGAGTCTACGCACCTCATGGCGCACGCGTCGGACGGCTACTCGACCAACCTGCCGCTCGAGGAGGCGCTCAAGCCCGACGTGCTCCTCGTCCACGCCGTCGAGGGCGCGCCGCTCGCGCGGGCGCACGGCGGCCCGGTGCGCGTGGTGACGCCGCAGCTCTACGCCTGGAAGGGCGCGAAGTGGGTCTCGCGCCTGGAGCTCATGACGCACGACCAGCGCGGCTACTGGGAGATCCGCGGCTACTCCAACACCGGGTACCCGTGGCGCGACGATCGGATGTGGTGA
- the prmC gene encoding peptide chain release factor N(5)-glutamine methyltransferase gives MTWTPLKLLAWTQEFFAKKGVDSPRLTAEVLLARALSCDRVRLYLDFDKPLGDPELAVYRELVRRRAEGEPTAYLVGKREFYGRDFAVDARVLVPRPETELLVEAALAELPRGGRLLDLCTGSGAIGVTVALERPDARVLATDASEDALAVARENASRLGAVVELAHGDLWAAVHGDARFEVIASNPPYVPAGELAGLAPEVRREPCIALDGGFDGLAVLRRIVSGAPGRLVPGGALLLEMHERHLDELPRLCLQAGFERAEARRDLAGLPRLVVAHMAGGPRPA, from the coding sequence ATGACCTGGACGCCGCTCAAGCTGCTCGCCTGGACGCAGGAGTTCTTCGCGAAGAAGGGCGTGGACTCGCCGCGCCTCACGGCCGAGGTGCTCCTCGCCCGCGCCCTCTCCTGCGATCGCGTCCGGCTGTACCTCGACTTCGACAAGCCGCTCGGCGATCCCGAGCTCGCCGTCTACCGCGAGCTCGTCCGCCGCCGCGCCGAGGGCGAGCCCACGGCGTACCTCGTCGGCAAGCGCGAGTTCTACGGCCGGGACTTCGCGGTGGACGCGCGCGTGCTCGTCCCCCGGCCCGAGACGGAGCTGCTCGTCGAGGCCGCGCTGGCGGAGCTGCCGCGCGGCGGTCGCCTGCTCGACCTCTGCACCGGCTCGGGGGCGATCGGGGTGACGGTCGCGCTCGAGCGGCCGGACGCGCGCGTCCTCGCGACCGACGCCTCGGAGGACGCCCTCGCCGTCGCGCGCGAGAACGCCTCCCGCCTCGGGGCCGTGGTCGAGCTCGCCCACGGCGACCTGTGGGCGGCCGTCCACGGCGACGCGCGGTTCGAGGTGATCGCCTCGAATCCTCCCTACGTGCCGGCCGGAGAGCTCGCGGGCCTCGCGCCCGAGGTGCGGCGCGAGCCCTGCATCGCGCTCGACGGGGGGTTCGACGGGCTCGCCGTCCTCCGCCGCATCGTCTCCGGCGCGCCCGGGCGGCTCGTCCCCGGGGGCGCGCTCCTGCTCGAGATGCACGAGCGCCACCTCGACGAGCTGCCGAGGCTCTGCCTGCAAGCTGGCTTCGAGCGGGCGGAGGCGCGGCGTGATCTCGCCGGGCTGCCCCGTCTGGTGGTGGCCCACATGGCGGGCGGACCCCGCCCGGCGTAG
- a CDS encoding zf-TFIIB domain-containing protein, protein MDCPRCSVEMTEIAQEDSALQRCGECGGIWVVDVADLNKMLLHANLPALSALGGYVNTDEIAGMCPACNVDLVVVEGGERKSVAYDTCESCGGVWVEGEEDEPAPELGWRDAEKQIVGFFRRFAKKK, encoded by the coding sequence ATGGATTGCCCGCGGTGCAGCGTCGAGATGACCGAGATCGCCCAAGAGGACAGCGCCCTCCAGCGTTGCGGTGAATGCGGAGGCATCTGGGTGGTCGACGTCGCAGACCTGAACAAGATGCTGCTGCACGCGAACCTGCCCGCGCTCTCGGCGCTCGGCGGTTACGTGAACACCGACGAGATCGCCGGCATGTGCCCGGCGTGCAACGTCGACCTCGTGGTGGTCGAGGGCGGTGAGCGGAAGTCGGTCGCCTACGACACCTGCGAGTCGTGCGGCGGGGTGTGGGTGGAGGGCGAAGAGGACGAGCCCGCCCCGGAGCTCGGCTGGCGGGACGCCGAGAAGCAGATCGTCGGCTTCTTCAGGCGCTTCGCGAAGAAGAAGTAG
- a CDS encoding amidohydrolase family protein, whose translation MQGRIVIRNGIVAPQGAGATVVVEGRRLAEVAPPGRRVEGRPGDWDVDADGRLVVAGGIDAHAHLALGALQRLAGLPGRPPPTVSDLRAGLRGRMERRATPERVAALARAGAVAALRAGVTCVFDQLRAAPGSAPEALDALAGACALGPRAVLAYGARGPAGTEEVRASAAFAERHADDARLRGAVGVSGLHDTDDDTLAAAASHAARAGAQVCLGEDESDLAHAFARFGRRPVEVLSAHGLLGPRTIVAHGGTTVHAEAVLLADARSTLVVAPRSAMFFGAALPPLLDFASVGLSMAFGTDGLFPDVAGEALHAATMLRHAQRDASAAAGLVGRVAWPAAAGLASEFFGESLGRLEPGALADVVVLDWRPAVPLPDLPAGDLALLWAGAPAAWAIVDGEVRLREGRLLGADEAEIAAAAREAARAVLDPT comes from the coding sequence GTGCAGGGGCGGATCGTCATCCGGAACGGGATCGTCGCGCCCCAGGGCGCCGGCGCCACCGTCGTGGTCGAGGGGCGGCGCCTCGCGGAGGTGGCCCCGCCGGGCCGGCGGGTCGAGGGGCGGCCGGGCGACTGGGACGTCGACGCCGACGGCCGGCTGGTCGTGGCGGGGGGGATCGACGCGCACGCCCACCTCGCGCTCGGCGCGCTGCAGCGGCTGGCGGGGCTCCCCGGGCGGCCGCCGCCGACCGTCTCCGACCTGCGCGCCGGCCTGCGGGGCCGGATGGAGCGGCGCGCCACGCCGGAGCGCGTCGCGGCCCTCGCCCGGGCGGGGGCGGTCGCCGCGCTGCGGGCCGGCGTGACCTGCGTGTTCGACCAGCTCCGCGCCGCGCCGGGCTCCGCGCCGGAGGCCCTCGACGCGCTCGCCGGAGCCTGCGCGCTCGGCCCGCGCGCGGTGCTGGCGTACGGAGCGCGCGGGCCGGCCGGCACCGAGGAGGTGCGGGCGTCCGCCGCGTTCGCGGAGCGGCACGCGGACGACGCGCGCCTGCGCGGCGCCGTCGGGGTCTCGGGGCTGCACGACACCGACGACGACACCCTCGCCGCCGCGGCGTCGCACGCGGCGCGGGCGGGCGCGCAGGTCTGCCTCGGCGAGGACGAGAGCGATCTCGCGCACGCCTTCGCCCGCTTCGGCCGCCGCCCCGTCGAGGTGCTCTCCGCGCACGGGCTGCTGGGCCCCCGGACCATCGTCGCGCACGGCGGGACGACGGTGCACGCCGAGGCGGTGCTGCTCGCCGACGCCCGCAGCACCCTCGTGGTCGCACCGCGCTCGGCGATGTTCTTCGGCGCGGCGCTCCCTCCGCTCCTCGACTTCGCGAGCGTGGGGCTCTCGATGGCCTTCGGCACGGACGGCCTCTTCCCGGACGTCGCGGGCGAGGCGCTCCACGCGGCGACGATGCTCCGCCACGCGCAGCGCGACGCGAGCGCCGCGGCGGGGCTGGTGGGCCGGGTCGCCTGGCCGGCCGCGGCCGGGCTCGCGTCGGAGTTCTTCGGCGAGTCGCTCGGCCGGCTGGAGCCGGGCGCGCTCGCGGACGTCGTCGTGCTCGACTGGCGCCCTGCGGTGCCGCTCCCGGACCTCCCCGCCGGCGACCTCGCGCTCCTGTGGGCGGGCGCCCCGGCGGCGTGGGCGATCGTGGACGGCGAGGTCAGGCTGCGCGAGGGACGCCTGCTCGGCGCCGACGAGGCGGAGATCGCGGCCGCGGCGCGGGAGGCGGCGCGAGCGGTGCTCGACCCCACCTGA
- the murA gene encoding UDP-N-acetylglucosamine 1-carboxyvinyltransferase has protein sequence MDKIVIDGGVPLRGSVATSGAKNAALPIIAGALLAEGDHLVRNVPDLADVRTLGRLLVHMGCQAERNAGEKGALWIRVPAAVQPEAPYELVKTMRASVVVLGPLVARWGKARVSLPGGCAIGARPIDQHLKGLSALGAEIRLEHGYVEATAPRGRLRGATFTFDAQTVTGTENVMMAAALAEGETLLRNCAREPEIVDLAAALVRMGARISGAGADEIRIEGVETLRPLDHVVIADRIEAGTFLAAGALPGNDVTVQGCVLEHVEALVEKLRAAGAEVLPVDGGLRVVGDGRPRPVDVRTAPHPGFPTDMQAQMMALLCLADGSSKITETVFENRFMHVQELQRLGAEIAVDGKTAVVKGVPELSGAPVMASDLRASAALVLAGLAAQGTTEVHRVYHLDRGYERIEEKLAPLGARIRREKA, from the coding sequence ATGGACAAGATCGTCATCGACGGAGGCGTCCCGCTGCGGGGCAGCGTCGCGACCTCCGGCGCGAAGAACGCGGCCCTCCCCATCATCGCCGGCGCCCTCCTCGCCGAGGGCGACCACCTCGTGCGGAACGTCCCGGATCTCGCGGACGTCCGCACCCTCGGGCGGCTGCTCGTCCACATGGGCTGCCAGGCGGAGCGCAACGCCGGCGAGAAAGGCGCCCTCTGGATCAGGGTCCCCGCCGCGGTGCAGCCCGAGGCGCCCTACGAGCTCGTGAAGACGATGCGCGCCTCGGTGGTGGTGCTGGGCCCGCTCGTCGCGCGCTGGGGCAAGGCGCGCGTCTCGCTCCCCGGCGGCTGCGCCATCGGCGCGCGGCCGATCGACCAGCACCTCAAGGGCCTCTCGGCGCTCGGCGCGGAGATCAGGCTCGAGCACGGCTACGTCGAGGCCACGGCGCCGCGCGGGCGGCTCCGTGGCGCCACCTTCACCTTCGACGCGCAGACGGTGACGGGCACCGAGAACGTGATGATGGCGGCGGCCCTCGCCGAGGGCGAGACGCTGCTGCGCAACTGCGCGCGCGAGCCGGAGATCGTGGACCTGGCGGCGGCGCTCGTGCGCATGGGGGCGCGCATCTCGGGCGCCGGCGCGGACGAGATCCGGATCGAGGGCGTGGAGACGCTGCGGCCGCTCGACCACGTGGTCATCGCCGACCGCATCGAGGCGGGCACGTTCCTCGCCGCGGGCGCGCTCCCCGGCAACGACGTGACGGTCCAGGGCTGCGTCCTGGAGCACGTCGAGGCGCTCGTCGAGAAGCTGCGCGCCGCCGGCGCGGAGGTGCTGCCGGTGGACGGCGGGCTGCGCGTGGTCGGCGACGGCCGGCCGCGCCCGGTGGACGTCCGCACCGCGCCCCACCCCGGCTTCCCGACCGACATGCAGGCGCAGATGATGGCGCTCCTCTGCCTCGCCGACGGCTCGTCGAAGATCACGGAGACCGTCTTCGAGAACCGCTTCATGCACGTGCAGGAGCTGCAGCGGCTCGGCGCCGAGATCGCCGTCGACGGGAAGACCGCCGTGGTGAAGGGCGTCCCCGAGCTCTCCGGCGCCCCGGTGATGGCCTCGGACCTGCGCGCCTCGGCGGCGCTCGTCCTCGCGGGCCTCGCGGCGCAGGGGACGACGGAGGTCCATCGCGTGTACCATCTCGATCGCGGCTACGAGCGGATCGAGGAGAAGCTCGCGCCCCTGGGCGCGCGCATCCGGCGGGAGAAGGCGTGA
- the prfA gene encoding peptide chain release factor 1, whose amino-acid sequence MLSQEVLKKLEAIEQRFEELTALLSDPSVASNGDRFRKVSKERASLEPTVEALRAYRKLVTDIGDNEALLEEKDPDLREMAKEELAQLRPQVDPAEEQLKLYLVPKDPADEKDVILEIRAGAGGDEAGLFAAELLRMYLRYAERRGWRTEVADTSAGNLGGVKDVTVNIAGDSVYSWLKFESGVHRVQRVPATEAQGRIHTSTVTVAVMPEAEDIDIQVSPADIEMDVFRSTGSGGQSVNTTDSAVRLTHKPTGIIVKCQQEKSQLKNRNMAMRMLRAKLYEIELERQRSARDAARKSQVGTGDRSEKIRTYNFPQDRLTDHRINYTRHNLPAVMDGDVQDVIDACRTFYAAQALREASRGNAADGAAERRA is encoded by the coding sequence ATGCTGTCCCAGGAAGTCCTGAAGAAGCTCGAGGCGATCGAGCAGCGGTTCGAGGAGCTCACCGCGCTCCTCTCGGACCCGTCCGTCGCCTCGAACGGCGACCGGTTCCGCAAGGTTTCCAAGGAGCGCGCGTCGCTCGAGCCCACCGTGGAGGCGCTGCGCGCCTACCGGAAGCTCGTGACGGACATCGGGGACAACGAGGCGCTGCTGGAGGAGAAGGACCCCGATCTGCGCGAGATGGCGAAGGAGGAGCTCGCCCAGCTTCGCCCGCAGGTCGATCCGGCCGAGGAGCAGCTGAAGCTCTACCTCGTGCCCAAGGACCCCGCCGACGAGAAGGACGTGATCCTCGAGATCCGCGCCGGCGCGGGCGGCGACGAGGCGGGGCTGTTCGCGGCGGAGCTGCTCCGCATGTACCTGCGCTACGCGGAGCGGCGCGGGTGGCGAACGGAGGTCGCGGACACCTCCGCCGGCAACCTCGGCGGCGTGAAGGACGTGACCGTCAACATCGCCGGCGACTCGGTCTACTCCTGGCTCAAGTTCGAGTCGGGCGTCCACCGCGTGCAGCGCGTGCCCGCCACCGAGGCGCAGGGGCGCATCCACACGTCCACCGTGACGGTGGCGGTGATGCCGGAGGCCGAGGACATCGACATCCAGGTGAGCCCCGCCGACATCGAGATGGACGTGTTCCGCTCCACCGGCTCGGGCGGCCAGAGCGTGAACACCACCGACTCCGCCGTGCGCCTCACGCACAAGCCGACCGGCATCATCGTCAAGTGCCAGCAGGAGAAGAGCCAGCTCAAGAACCGCAACATGGCGATGCGCATGCTGCGCGCCAAGCTCTACGAGATCGAGCTCGAGCGGCAGCGCAGCGCGCGCGACGCCGCGCGGAAGAGCCAGGTCGGCACCGGCGATCGCTCGGAGAAGATCCGGACCTACAACTTCCCGCAGGACCGGCTCACCGACCACCGCATCAACTACACGCGCCACAACCTTCCGGCGGTGATGGACGGCGACGTCCAGGACGTCATCGACGCGTGCCGGACCTTCTACGCCGCGCAGGCGCTCCGCGAGGCGTCGCGCGGCAACGCCGCCGACGGCGCCGCGGAGCGCCGCGCCTGA
- the hisG gene encoding ATP phosphoribosyltransferase: MNGEIITVAVPKGRLLEESSALFERALGVSPKRLLDGTRKLAADAPEAGLRFISIRAADVASYVEHGAAAVGIVGLDILREEPRDLYEPLDLGIGRCQVIVARHKQAKPLPRGVAPRVATKYLSLAAHHFARKGIPAEIIPLHGSIEVAPSLGLADAIVDITETGETLRANGLVIEELVLDVSARLVVNRVALKLHAERLRRLIEALRRVCAETATPKVR, from the coding sequence GTGAACGGCGAGATCATCACGGTCGCGGTCCCGAAGGGCCGCCTGCTCGAGGAGTCGTCGGCGCTGTTCGAGCGCGCCCTCGGCGTCTCCCCGAAGCGGCTGCTCGACGGCACGCGCAAGCTCGCCGCCGACGCCCCCGAGGCGGGCCTGCGCTTCATCTCGATCCGCGCCGCCGACGTGGCGAGCTACGTCGAGCACGGCGCCGCCGCGGTGGGGATCGTCGGCCTCGACATCCTCCGGGAGGAGCCGCGCGACCTCTACGAGCCGCTCGACCTCGGGATCGGGCGCTGCCAGGTGATCGTCGCCCGCCACAAGCAGGCGAAGCCCCTACCCCGCGGGGTGGCGCCGCGCGTGGCGACCAAGTACCTCTCGCTGGCCGCCCACCACTTCGCTCGGAAGGGCATCCCGGCCGAGATCATCCCGCTCCACGGCTCCATCGAGGTGGCGCCCTCGCTCGGGCTCGCCGACGCCATCGTGGACATCACCGAGACGGGAGAGACGCTCCGCGCCAACGGGCTCGTGATCGAGGAGCTCGTCCTGGACGTCTCGGCTCGCCTGGTGGTCAACCGGGTCGCCCTGAAGCTGCACGCGGAGCGGCTCCGCCGCCTGATCGAGGCCCTTCGGCGGGTCTGTGCCGAGACCGCGACGCCGAAAGTCCGTTGA